The DNA window TGTAGCGACTTCCCCTCGTTTCTCAGAGATTCTATTAGGGGTATGAGGTCGACGTATGCGTCATGCGCTTTTTTCTGTCGCGTTGTGATGGCCTTAGTCCGTGCCCGCTCTAGCGCCGCCAGCCTGAGCGATTCTCGCCCGGTCCAGTGACCAACACGTGCAGAGCCAAGCAGCGTGCCCCTTGCCTTTGCGGCCGCCAATGCCGCCTTTGTTCTTTCGCTTATCCGTCGAGCCTCGTCCTCAGCAACCGCAGCCAAGATATGGATTGTCAGGCGGTTCGCGGTCGGATTGTCGCACGCAACGAATTCGACGCCCGAGTTCAAGAGCGCCGCGGTGAACTCAACATTCCTCGCAAGCCTATCCAACTTCGCTACGACTAGGACTGCCTTTGCGCGCTTTGCATGTGCCAAGGCGCGGCTGAGTTGAGGACGATCAGCGAGCTTACCAGATTCAACTTCGACGTAGACGCCAGCAATCGGAAGCGAGGATTGCGAGGCATACGACCGAACGGATGCGGCTTGCGCTTCAAGGCCGAGCCCCGAATCGCCTTGCTGCTTCGTGCTGACGCGATAATAGGCAATAAGGGACTTCATAACGCAGAGCCCAAAAGGACGCGGTTGACCACCTAGGGGGTATTGTAACGTTTCAGTAGACGGACGACAACTGAAGCGTTACGGGCTATTTCTGCCGTCGTTTTGATCTGCGAGTAAGAATTCTCAGCGCCGCGGCTCGGCGATTGGCCTGCGCGCGATCATCCCGATGAACTCTCGAATCAAGTCCCGGGCTGCCAATAAGTTTGACAACGAGCTTTTTGATGTCCGGAGGTAGATCGCGGAGACGCCGAGCTTCGGTTTCATCGTCAGGAGTGAAATTCAACTCATGGCCCTCGATGCTCTTATGCGCCTTCGACCGGGATCGCTTTCGTCTGAGCAGGCTCTTTAGCTCGCCGCAGATTGGCTCTAGCTGTAGCAACTGCGATCACACGGAATCCTTCGATCCGTTGCGAGGTAGTTGCCTCAGCGGAATTGACAAGCTGAAAGATCATGTCGATTAGTTGGCATCCGTGCAAATCCGGCACAACACGACCGGTTGAAATCGCGGTTTGAAGCATCAACAAGTCGCGCACGCCAGCTTGGGTCCAATCAAATAATGTCCCCTTTCCCGTACGCAGAGCGCAGGGATTTTCGCGGTCGCCTCGCGCCTCGAACGTCGCGCGTTTTCGTTTCCGCCTGCTAATGTTAGGCATATCCGCGAATTATATCCGAGGCGACTCTAAAAAGGCTTTTGCTATCCGTCCAAAGCCATAGCGCCCGTTTGCAAGTATGTTCGCGTTGACGCTATGCGAGGTCTTACCTTCGCCTGCGGATCTGGAAGCCCTCGCGAACCGTCACCGCGATTTCTTCCGACGTCGATATGCCGACTGTTTGCAGCCGCTACTGCAATATCTCTTGTCGCCTCGAATCAGCTCATCGCCAGGGTGGTAGCTAGGCCACCCTGAAATTGGATACCCGCATTCCTCGCAAGCGCGCTCGTGAGGCCCGTTCTTTGAAAACTTTGCCCGTCGAATGCGTTGGAGCTTTCGAGCCTCGCTACGCGCAGCAACAAATGCTGCGACTCGGCATTCTTTGCAGCAGTACTGTTGCTTCGAGTGTCGAATGAGAAATCGTGCGCGACAGGCAACACAGACTCCGAATTCAGGCATGGGGGCTTTCGTCACGGCGGTGTTCGTTACCGTCGTCGGTTTCCTTCTCGGGATCGGTGGCATCGGTAGAAACTCCCGCAAAAAATCGCCGCTTCGGTCGGAATGTCTTGCCCTATTTCGTCGCGAGTCGGACAGGTCCGTTACGAATGTCGGTTGAGGACTTGGCGATCCGGAGAATTTGAAGGGCCGCCGTAATACCAATACTCGAAATCCACTCGACTTTGTTGCGAAGGCACTGATCGCAATGGCGACCGCCGCGTTACGTTTCGTGGTGTCGACTACTTGGGCCTTCGTGACGGCCCGCGATACGGACTCCGGCGGGCGGTCCTATATACTCGTGCTTTTAGTAGCCAAGCGAATTGATGCCCAATTACCCGCTGCTACAACGATCGCGCAGTATGAGCGATTCTTATTGCGAGCAAACTGCTTGGAATCTGGCTCTCATCGATAAAGGGTGACTGGCAATTCCCCTCCTTTCAGCCATCGATCGCCACTGATATATTGGGGGCATGACACCTCCAAGATTAAGCGAAATTCGAGTACTATGCGACGAAGCCGCAGACAAAGCCCTGTTTTTGCGGATCAAGCGGCTATCTCCGTTCCTGAGTCAGATTCCGGATTCGAATGTCGTGGTGTATCCGGCTCGCTTGGTCGGCGAACAGTTCGCGTTGATCGAGCCGCTAATGATCGACGACCGACCAGACTTCATTCTACTGCACGATAGGAAGCCGCTCCTTGTCGTAGAGCTTACAGAGCACGGTTACACGGGCGACAACCCGCTGCAACGTTTCACTCGACTTGCTGCTGCCGCAGAAAATGGTGTTGCGGTTATCTACTTCGGTCCCTTCGCGCGGGTCCGCGACGACGAACTAGATCTAGTCGATGATCCCGAAACACTTAGCAAGCGACGTGTGAATACTGATCTGTTCCGCGGTATGTATCGGCTCGGGCAAACTCATTCGGTCCCGGTTGCCGCAGTTGAGTGGATAACGGGTAGCAATGGCAAGCCGCTGAAGCTTCCGCTTTCACTTCCGGATGCGGACATCTCACGAGTGTTCGGCCGCCTGGTTTCGCGAATGAGCACGCTGCTCGAAGACGCTTGGCATCGGTCGCAGAACACGTCGCGGGTTCATCTTGAAGCAGATGTCAACGCAATCGACGAGGATCTAAGAGCTACTTTCGCGGTGTCAAATGTTCGTGGTAGTCAAACGAAGTTGATTTTACCGGGCTCAACGACGTTGAATTTCTTGCGAAATCCATCAACTATCCTTAGTTCGATCACGCGACAGGGGTATTTTTACAAAGACAAGCCGGAGCGTTTGCTTGCTCTCCAATGCATTCTTGAAACCGATATCCAGTTCATCAAGTCCGGCTCGGTTATCACGCCTGTTAGCGATAAAGAGGCCTTGGTAACTCGCCTTCTCGAAGCCGTTCCCGGGTTAGCGAATGGATGTGCCTTCTACTACACCGGATATAAGTGGCGCAGCGATCCGCATTGCGGGGTGCTTGTAAACTTCGACTACCTTCAAGCTCGGGAACTCACCGAAGCGCGGGTTCTCGACCGGCAACGGCCCCTGATTCTCTTCTATCCGAGAATTCACTTGAGGCCGACGTCTCCAAACGTCGTGCGAGTGCAGTCGCGGCTCAGCAATTTCGGTCAGGCCGCAAATCCATTTAGGCAACTTTTTGCTGAACGGTACGGCACGGCTAGCGCCGATACGCGTGCCACGGACTTTCTAAACCGAACGTCCGATCACACTGCCAAATGGACTGACTCTACTAAGCAGGCGCGTATTTTTCAGCGTTACTGCGATCTGATCGTACTGCAAGATGCCGTGATACTCGGGCATCATCGAACTTAGCTATGCCGACACTCGAAGATGAAGCGTATCAGAGGCTCGTCGACCGCCTTAATGAACGACGCATAACGGTAATTAGCGCTCATCCGCCAAGCGGAAAGGCATACGATTCCGAGCTTGTTCGAATTCCGGCTAAGGAAAGGAACTCAGGCCGTTATCACGCGGACATTATCTTTGTAATCGATACCGTGCTGTTCATATGCGAACTCAAGGGCAAAAGCAGCGAGTCGACTTCCGATGTCGCGAAGCTTCGAGGGATAATTGCAGACTATACGGTAGCAGAGCTAGTCTCGTTCATTCGGAAGCGCACGAACGTCGCGACAGTGAATTGGGCCGCCATCACTAAGGTCGTCGGCCTCATTGGAGTGGTAGTGGGTGACGCTTCCTTACCCGACGACATCGTATCGATAGTTGCGAGTGCGCCAGCCGAGTTCGAGGTCGATGTGGGCAATACGCTTCCTGACGCCTCGGGACTACGAGAGGCACTCGCTAGGGTTTTCTAAAGACAACGATGTAATCGTGTTTGGTCTGAATTTCCGTATCGGCCGACTTGTGATAAAGGGCTTGAGTTCCTGAAGTCTCACGGCGAAGAATTTCTTCGACCTTGAATCCGGCGTCACTGGCCGATTGAGCAAATCGCGAGAAGATGTTGAGCTTCTTCTTAGAAAGTGTCGAGTCGGAATTAATGGCGACACCTCTTGCACCTGAAGCGCTTGCCCGGAACATCTCCTTCCAAACAAGATCGCAGTCGGCGAGGTACTTCTCCGCATCGTTCGGATTGCTAGTCTTAAAGCCATCCCGAATCTCTTCGCCAGCAATCACTCGACGATCTGCACCAAGCCATTCGAGTTCTAGCCGTAGGACATCGCTGCTGTACTTATAAAGCGCGAAATACGGGGGGTGCCAAAAGATCGTGCGCATGTCAGAGATTTGCGACGACATTTTCACAGCCGACACGCATTTCAAAACCACCGAGTTCGCCATTTCCGGAAGTTGGGCCTGCGCAGTTTGGATAGTGGAGTATTCCTTTACAAATAGGTCAAAGGGAAGGCGCGGTGTTTTCTGTTTATCTAGGAATAACCTTCCTGTTTTACTTGAAGCCTTCGACGATTTTCTTATTGTTCGCAGCCAAGCTAATAAAAGTATCCTGCGCTCCGCGGATTCGGGAATCGCTTCTATCGCTGCTCGCAGCACCGCATGTTGCTCCGCGGCCTCGTTGCTAAACCATCGGTCGATGTTTTGCATAGCCGCATCGCGAATTGCTGCGACGTCGTGCGGAGTCGCTTTAATCGCGACAGCTTTCGTTCTATTCGTAAATAAATCGGCTTCGAGCTTAAACGTCTGCTGCAACCGATCCTTCGCGAATTTTTGAATTCCGCCTAGGAGGCGATAGGTCTTATCTGCATCTGCTCGCTCTACCTTAACTTGACTGATCAATAGGCTAATCGGGTTAACGTCCAAGCCGACGGAGTCACGGCCCGCCAGTGACGATTCCAATAAGGTCGTCCCGCTACCGCACATAATGTCAACGACGGGTCCTTCGGCACCTAGACCCCATAGCTTCTCAAGAAGAATGCGAGTCGATGTCGGGGGGTATTTCCCGAAGTATCGGAATATGCTGTGGGTAAGATATCGCTGCGCGGCGTTAGAACTGCTGTCGACTAGAGCGGTATGTTTCATGGCTTCCTTGCGATTACAATATGTTGTGTCCGCATGCGCCGGTTTAGCGTTCGGCCAGTATTGTTGTTTAGGACGTGTTCCGCGTAGCGAACGACCTCGAAGCCAGTGTCTTCGCAGAATTCGCGAGTTATAGTGCCGACCGGTATGCGGACGGTATCGACCTGACCATCTCCGACAACAGCCGCGAAATGACCGCCACGCTTCAATACAGAAAATGCCTGGCGAACGATCTTGCACCAGCCAACTAGATACTTCTGCACGCCATTGGGCTCGTGCAAATAACTTCCCCTATGCCTAAGCTCGCTTTTCCAGATGGTCTTATGATCAACTCCAAGGAAGGCGAGCTGAAGTTGAGTCGACTCACTAAAAGCGGTGTTCGACATATATGGCGGATGAGCCACGACTAGGCCAATGGCCTTATCCGCAGGATCGAACTCAATCGCGTTTTGCCGACGTACTATCCGCTCGAATTTTCGAGTTCCCGCGTCCCTCGCAAACGCGTCGTGCAGTTCTATGTTTTTCTGCAGTGTTTTCGAGAACAGTTCTGCTACTGGCCAGACCTTCTTTTTTTCTCGGTCAAATTCGATGTTCATCTTCTTGACATTGCACAACGAGACACGTCGCAATATCGCGAAGAATGCCGTCTGTAAAAAATCCTTGATTTCGGGCGATTCAACTTTCTCGATAGCTCGGAAAAGTTGTGACAGGTCCTGCCACGCATCCGCCGTGA is part of the Planctomycetia bacterium genome and encodes:
- a CDS encoding recombinase family protein, with the translated sequence MKSLIAYYRVSTKQQGDSGLGLEAQAASVRSYASQSSLPIAGVYVEVESGKLADRPQLSRALAHAKRAKAVLVVAKLDRLARNVEFTAALLNSGVEFVACDNPTANRLTIHILAAVAEDEARRISERTKAALAAAKARGTLLGSARVGHWTGRESLRLAALERARTKAITTRQKKAHDAYVDLIPLIESLRNEGKSLQAIATHLTKEGHETRRGCEWSPMQVSRLLKARPLVAEVDSARKQKRSVPV
- a CDS encoding site-specific DNA-methyltransferase, whose protein sequence is MAANSISEKSADILAELRIKQTFSGARELWEVPHGVETQEGPHGYFRYIGKFPPQIARAIIEEYSSPKDSILDPMCGGGTVLTEAILAGRKRIIGYDVNPVAMTVARTASAVCVPTQLKKVASEIIAQLPETNRPLLSKPASKKADLINLGENSKFFTADAWQDLSQLFRAIEKVESPEIKDFLQTAFFAILRRVSLCNVKKMNIEFDREKKKVWPVAELFSKTLQKNIELHDAFARDAGTRKFERIVRRQNAIEFDPADKAIGLVVAHPPYMSNTAFSESTQLQLAFLGVDHKTIWKSELRHRGSYLHEPNGVQKYLVGWCKIVRQAFSVLKRGGHFAAVVGDGQVDTVRIPVGTITREFCEDTGFEVVRYAEHVLNNNTGRTLNRRMRTQHIVIARKP